One stretch of Paenibacillus sp. FSL R5-0341 DNA includes these proteins:
- a CDS encoding multidrug effflux MFS transporter, translating into MTKSTNWSVFGLAILLGLFSTLGPFTIDMYLPAFPEIAQNMNTTASLVQFSLTACLLGLGVGQLVMGPLSDAYGRRRPLLICMAAYIICSLACAFAPNIGLLILFRFTQGFAASAGIVISRAIARDLYSGHELTKFFSLLLLVGNLGPLAAPIAGSGVLSFTTWIGVFICLSFLGIFLLIMTKWSLKETHPVEKRMVPDFKQQLGNYRMLLRDRKFVGYMLAQGIMTAGVFAYVAGTPFIYQNIYGVTPTVFAILFASNGISLIIGSQIVGRLAKRIPEQTLLLSGLWLAIIASVAALVVTLVHGPLFALVIPLFFFVCSIGITSTAAFPLAMESQAKMAGSAAALLGVVPFLLGALVAPLVGIAGEDTAVPLGLTLLMTSIIAIVTYFLLVKNVTQHTPNHAQSNADF; encoded by the coding sequence ATGACGAAGAGCACGAATTGGAGTGTTTTTGGACTGGCCATACTACTTGGTTTATTTTCTACATTAGGTCCATTTACGATTGATATGTATTTACCGGCATTTCCGGAGATTGCTCAAAATATGAATACAACGGCATCACTTGTACAATTTAGTCTTACTGCTTGTTTATTAGGACTAGGTGTAGGACAACTTGTTATGGGTCCTTTGAGTGACGCGTACGGTAGACGTAGACCATTGTTGATCTGCATGGCAGCTTATATTATTTGTTCCTTGGCATGTGCTTTTGCTCCGAATATCGGACTATTGATTTTGTTTCGTTTCACGCAAGGATTTGCGGCTTCAGCTGGAATTGTCATTTCCCGTGCGATAGCTAGAGATCTGTACAGTGGACATGAACTCACTAAATTTTTCTCTTTGCTTTTGCTTGTAGGGAATTTGGGCCCTTTGGCAGCACCGATTGCAGGAAGTGGGGTTCTTTCATTCACGACATGGATTGGCGTGTTTATCTGCCTTTCATTCTTGGGGATTTTCTTATTAATTATGACAAAGTGGAGCTTAAAAGAAACACACCCCGTAGAAAAACGTATGGTTCCAGACTTCAAACAACAATTGGGTAATTACAGAATGCTTCTGCGTGACCGTAAGTTTGTAGGCTACATGCTGGCACAGGGAATTATGACGGCAGGGGTCTTTGCTTATGTGGCCGGAACACCATTTATTTACCAAAATATATATGGCGTCACACCCACTGTTTTTGCTATTCTGTTTGCTTCGAACGGAATCAGCTTGATCATCGGATCTCAAATCGTGGGGCGATTGGCCAAACGTATCCCTGAGCAGACCCTGCTATTATCTGGGCTATGGCTTGCTATAATTGCAAGTGTTGCTGCTTTGGTGGTAACTCTGGTTCATGGTCCACTTTTCGCTTTGGTCATTCCATTGTTCTTCTTCGTCTGCTCGATCGGGATTACGTCTACAGCGGCATTCCCACTTGCCATGGAGAGTCAAGCTAAGATGGCCGGAAGTGCAGCAGCACTGCTCGGAGTCGTTCCTTTTCTTCTGGGTGCACTGGTTGCTCCTCTGGTCGGTATCGCCGGTGAGGACACTGCCGTCCCGTTAGGACTCACTTTATTAATGACCAGTATCATTGCGATTGTTACTTATTTCCTACTCGTTAAAAACGTCACGCAGCATACACCTAATCATGCCCAATCTAATGCTGACTTTTAA
- a CDS encoding HTH domain-containing protein: MKKVERINIITRYINNRAHFTISEIMQEFNISRSTAIRDIREIEAMGMPLVAEVGRDGGYFVMNNSLLPTVRFTDNEIKALFIAFMATRNQQLPYLKSRQSLAEKLLGLISENQQDDLVHLNQILLFEGTNPHNPDLLDLSDLPHPTLEKLIQILLLENDLLVTVQEEKETKSYPIVLLHLHHQKGHWIIEGFDLEEEKRRIVSVDNITHVEVYPTKKRLSPKKIIEQLSTQEEVINLVLELGPKAIAQFKRYHPLKFSIAYTNPYQTTALLKTYMNVHNSEELTEITNWLLFLGEDIKVKEIPEEVLNAVQERLNLFCP; this comes from the coding sequence ATGAAAAAAGTTGAACGCATTAATATCATCACGCGGTATATCAATAACCGTGCCCACTTTACCATTTCTGAAATTATGCAAGAATTTAACATTTCTCGTTCAACGGCTATTCGAGATATCAGAGAAATTGAAGCCATGGGAATGCCACTTGTCGCTGAAGTTGGGCGGGATGGGGGATATTTTGTGATGAACAACTCCCTCCTGCCCACCGTCCGATTTACCGATAATGAAATCAAAGCGCTATTTATTGCCTTTATGGCAACAAGAAATCAACAGCTTCCTTATCTGAAGAGTCGTCAATCTTTAGCTGAAAAATTATTGGGCCTCATCTCCGAAAATCAGCAGGATGACCTTGTGCATTTGAATCAAATATTGCTTTTTGAAGGGACCAATCCTCATAATCCAGACTTGCTTGATCTCTCAGACCTGCCCCATCCTACCTTGGAAAAACTCATCCAAATTCTTCTCTTAGAAAATGATTTGTTAGTTACTGTCCAAGAAGAGAAGGAAACAAAGTCCTATCCCATTGTTCTGTTGCACCTTCATCATCAAAAAGGCCATTGGATTATTGAAGGTTTTGACTTAGAGGAAGAAAAGAGACGAATCGTATCTGTCGACAACATCACTCATGTAGAAGTATACCCGACGAAAAAAAGGTTGAGTCCTAAAAAGATTATAGAGCAACTAAGTACACAGGAAGAAGTTATCAATCTTGTGCTGGAACTTGGTCCAAAGGCGATTGCTCAATTCAAAAGATACCATCCTTTAAAGTTTTCAATTGCTTATACGAATCCGTACCAAACTACAGCCCTCTTAAAGACATATATGAATGTTCATAATTCAGAAGAATTAACCGAAATCACTAATTGGTTGCTGTTCCTAGGTGAAGATATTAAGGTTAAGGAGATTCCGGAAGAAGTCCTGAATGCTGTACAAGAGAGATTAAACTTATTCTGCCCTTAA
- a CDS encoding GyrI-like domain-containing protein — protein sequence MSNYHFEEKDSFIVLGIGTELKSDYTDYAGISKEKADFWSTVKENGSLDTLKSLATNEYIFAVNEAVNNKMMHYAGVMTEESLPEATRVIQFPKGEYLVVKGEAETADALSNMLTGIAFGQALPTEKDYAYVGGPNTTVEMGEKNGLVYGEMWIPVVKN from the coding sequence ATGAGTAATTATCATTTCGAAGAAAAAGACAGCTTTATCGTGCTAGGAATTGGAACGGAGCTTAAGAGCGACTACACAGACTATGCTGGCATAAGCAAGGAGAAGGCTGATTTTTGGTCCACCGTGAAAGAGAATGGAAGCCTGGACACATTAAAGTCCCTAGCAACAAACGAGTACATTTTTGCTGTAAACGAAGCAGTCAATAACAAGATGATGCATTATGCTGGTGTCATGACAGAAGAATCTCTGCCAGAAGCAACGAGAGTGATCCAATTTCCTAAGGGAGAATACCTGGTTGTGAAGGGCGAAGCAGAGACGGCTGATGCGCTTAGTAATATGCTTACTGGCATTGCCTTTGGTCAAGCTCTACCGACAGAAAAGGATTATGCCTATGTTGGTGGCCCAAACACAACGGTTGAAATGGGAGAGAAGAACGGCTTAGTATATGGTGAAATGTGGATTCCTGTTGTAAAGAACTAA
- the cls gene encoding cardiolipin synthase, whose product MVTLILSLVMIMNILLSAVFLFFERRDIGYTWAWLMIFYFIPILGFIVYLFLGRNLKKKNFYGLSAEERSSLKLIVENQIVTLKEQRKESNPLLMKYADLIQLNLTSSNAILTNDNEIFIFDDGQEKFDSLFADIKHAKKEINIQYYIIQPDSLGKKLRDELTIKAKEGVKVRVLYDEIGSKKLSLKFFRELISAGGEVEVFFPSLIRPLNFRMNNRNHRKLCIIDGEIAYIGGFNLGNEYLGMDKKFGYWRDTHFKMHGDAVNHIQGRFILDWKHASKSGQVSYEQFSFNTVKLGGSSPVQIVSSGPNSQVEHLKNMYIKLIVNAKKSVYIQTPYFIPDSTFMDACKIALLSGVDLRIMIPNKPDHPFVYWATWAYVGELLDYGAKILLYDNGFLHAKTIVVDEEVASVGTMNIDSRSFRLNFEVNAIVYDEGVAKQLQELFHQDSQLSSELTSDRYKNRSLIIKFKEGISRLLSPIL is encoded by the coding sequence ATGGTCACGCTGATACTTTCGCTCGTTATGATTATGAACATATTACTCTCAGCGGTATTTTTGTTTTTTGAAAGGAGAGACATCGGTTATACCTGGGCCTGGCTCATGATTTTTTACTTCATTCCTATTTTAGGTTTTATCGTTTATCTCTTTCTGGGCCGTAACCTCAAAAAGAAAAATTTTTACGGACTTTCAGCTGAAGAGAGAAGTTCACTCAAGTTAATTGTCGAGAACCAAATAGTGACATTGAAGGAGCAACGTAAGGAAAGCAACCCCCTGCTCATGAAATATGCTGATCTGATTCAATTGAATCTCACTTCATCCAATGCAATCCTAACCAATGACAATGAGATATTCATCTTCGATGATGGACAAGAGAAATTTGATTCTTTATTTGCTGATATCAAGCATGCCAAGAAAGAGATTAACATCCAATATTACATTATACAACCGGATTCCTTAGGGAAGAAATTACGAGATGAATTAACCATAAAAGCTAAAGAAGGCGTAAAAGTGCGAGTTCTCTATGACGAAATTGGTTCAAAGAAACTTTCACTGAAATTTTTCAGAGAACTGATCTCTGCCGGTGGAGAAGTAGAGGTCTTTTTCCCATCACTGATTAGGCCTTTAAATTTCCGCATGAACAATCGAAATCATCGCAAACTTTGTATCATTGATGGAGAGATTGCTTATATCGGCGGATTTAATCTGGGAAATGAGTATCTAGGCATGGATAAAAAGTTTGGATACTGGCGTGATACACATTTTAAAATGCACGGAGATGCCGTCAATCATATTCAAGGTAGGTTTATTTTGGATTGGAAACACGCCAGCAAATCCGGTCAAGTAAGTTACGAACAATTCTCCTTCAACACAGTCAAGCTTGGCGGTTCAAGTCCAGTTCAGATTGTGTCTAGTGGTCCTAACTCACAGGTAGAACACCTGAAGAATATGTACATTAAGCTTATAGTAAATGCTAAAAAGAGTGTGTATATTCAAACACCTTACTTTATTCCTGACAGCACGTTTATGGATGCATGTAAAATCGCTCTCCTATCCGGGGTGGATCTGCGCATTATGATTCCCAATAAGCCCGATCACCCGTTTGTATATTGGGCAACTTGGGCGTATGTTGGTGAATTATTGGACTATGGCGCGAAGATTCTGTTATATGACAATGGTTTTTTACACGCAAAGACCATTGTAGTTGACGAAGAAGTCGCTTCAGTAGGCACGATGAATATTGATTCCCGGAGCTTTAGGTTGAATTTTGAAGTGAATGCAATTGTATATGATGAGGGAGTTGCGAAACAACTTCAAGAATTGTTTCATCAAGATAGCCAGTTAAGTTCAGAGCTTACTTCTGATCGTTATAAAAATAGGTCCCTTATTATCAAGTTTAAAGAAGGAATATCACGTCTTCTTTCACCTATTTTATAG
- a CDS encoding Ger(x)C family spore germination protein, which translates to MSKQGMALGMLILLMLMTGCWDQDSLKDARLANASAYDITSEGDIKQTLEIVDDFESEQGSSVNEVHSGAGRSVRQSTDRIRAKVTGDIRFFKYGMILYGNKLAQNDIYPYLDVLYREPDYPTSHVKIAIVDGDAGDLLHQKRVGSILIGEFITKKIKSLEELCIFPEMTLETLLPPMLDPGQDFTLPYLYKDGEEIDARGIALFHGQRFSGSLNTEQAPLYIIMSGKWNKAARFVKKIHPGPSNNPRNYVTYEANTEQIKRKLAVKVADDSQIDVNLHIELPVTIVEYAMNHLQEKETINRLNRKLSDDMTHNAEQIIKTLQQSGCDSFGIGRHLIAHYPDLWKSLDWNKQYGQVRFHPEVKVKIVGSGVLN; encoded by the coding sequence ATGAGTAAACAAGGAATGGCTCTTGGCATGCTGATCCTGCTCATGTTGATGACGGGATGCTGGGATCAGGATAGTCTAAAAGATGCAAGACTGGCTAATGCTTCAGCATATGACATCACCTCAGAGGGTGACATTAAACAAACGCTTGAAATTGTCGATGATTTTGAAAGTGAACAAGGGAGTAGCGTTAATGAAGTCCATTCAGGTGCCGGGAGATCGGTTCGTCAAAGCACAGATAGAATCCGGGCTAAAGTGACGGGAGATATTCGTTTTTTCAAATATGGGATGATCTTATACGGCAACAAACTCGCACAGAATGACATTTATCCTTACTTGGATGTCTTATATCGGGAACCCGATTACCCGACCTCGCATGTGAAAATTGCGATTGTGGATGGTGATGCCGGAGATTTGTTACACCAGAAAAGAGTCGGCAGCATACTAATTGGTGAGTTTATTACGAAAAAAATTAAGAGTCTGGAGGAATTATGCATTTTTCCTGAAATGACGTTAGAGACCCTTCTCCCTCCCATGCTGGATCCCGGACAGGATTTTACGCTACCTTACCTCTATAAGGACGGAGAAGAAATTGATGCTCGGGGAATCGCCCTGTTTCATGGGCAAAGGTTCAGTGGGAGTCTCAATACCGAACAGGCTCCGCTATACATTATTATGAGTGGTAAATGGAATAAAGCGGCGCGTTTTGTCAAAAAGATTCATCCAGGGCCTTCCAACAATCCACGGAACTATGTCACTTACGAAGCGAATACCGAACAGATTAAGCGCAAACTCGCTGTAAAAGTGGCTGATGACAGTCAGATTGATGTAAATCTTCATATTGAACTTCCTGTAACTATTGTTGAGTATGCAATGAACCATCTGCAGGAAAAGGAGACGATTAACCGTCTGAATCGTAAGCTATCCGATGACATGACTCATAACGCAGAACAAATTATCAAGACACTTCAGCAAAGTGGTTGTGATTCCTTCGGGATTGGCAGACATTTAATTGCCCATTACCCAGACTTGTGGAAAAGCCTAGATTGGAATAAACAATATGGCCAAGTTCGTTTTCATCCGGAAGTAAAGGTTAAAATAGTCGGCAGCGGTGTTTTAAATTAA
- a CDS encoding endospore germination permease gives MNKETTITRGQLFLLIMKFEIGVDILSLPYRIHLLSKGGGWISVFLGGFLIQLIILLCWLLMRRFPSSSIYQIVTLITGKWIGKILIIAYVGYFLLMGTSVLVNAYGVINRWMLQDTPRWAILALFLFSSIYLVRQKLRIIARVLVLISFLVLPMMVLISYGIKEINLLYLLPMTEAGWPNIISGSTETLMAMFGFEFFLVVFPMVEGSSGGKLKSVALASAVVVLLYAFTVFICSTAFSPQQLDLMPEPVIYLLRSIPLGTMDRADFLFLPIWLISIFGAICGYYYTASYGISYLFKQKHHKKAVPYVVIASCVIAYLPQQKENLELISTIANRSAYFFLMILPLLLLLLSYILKRKEKMI, from the coding sequence GTGAATAAGGAAACGACAATCACTCGGGGACAATTGTTCTTACTCATTATGAAATTTGAAATCGGTGTAGATATTTTGTCCCTCCCTTACCGGATACACCTTCTGTCCAAGGGCGGCGGGTGGATCTCTGTTTTTCTAGGAGGATTCCTGATTCAACTTATCATCCTGCTGTGCTGGCTTTTGATGCGAAGATTCCCGAGTTCATCAATATATCAAATTGTAACGCTGATCACGGGTAAATGGATTGGGAAGATACTGATTATTGCCTATGTCGGATATTTCCTGTTGATGGGCACTTCTGTCCTGGTAAACGCCTACGGTGTAATTAACCGCTGGATGCTGCAGGATACTCCACGCTGGGCTATTTTAGCCCTCTTTTTGTTCAGCAGCATCTATTTGGTTCGTCAAAAATTGCGAATTATTGCCCGGGTGCTTGTGCTCATCTCCTTTTTGGTCTTGCCCATGATGGTATTGATCAGTTACGGAATCAAGGAAATCAATCTGTTATATCTTTTGCCTATGACCGAAGCAGGTTGGCCTAATATTATTAGTGGTTCAACCGAAACATTAATGGCGATGTTCGGATTCGAATTTTTTCTCGTTGTGTTTCCTATGGTTGAAGGTAGCAGCGGTGGCAAACTTAAGTCTGTTGCTTTAGCAAGCGCTGTTGTCGTTTTGTTGTATGCATTTACCGTGTTCATTTGTTCAACGGCTTTCAGTCCTCAGCAACTTGACTTAATGCCTGAACCTGTCATTTATCTGCTCCGCTCTATCCCACTCGGGACAATGGATCGGGCCGATTTTCTGTTCCTGCCCATCTGGTTAATTTCAATTTTCGGGGCCATTTGTGGCTACTATTACACAGCATCCTACGGTATAAGTTACCTGTTCAAACAAAAACATCATAAAAAGGCCGTGCCTTATGTCGTTATTGCTTCTTGCGTAATTGCCTATCTGCCACAACAGAAGGAAAACCTTGAGTTAATTAGTACGATTGCCAACAGATCGGCTTACTTTTTTCTGATGATCTTGCCTCTATTGCTCCTGCTCCTGTCTTATATATTGAAACGAAAAGAGAAGATGATATGA
- a CDS encoding spore germination protein, which yields MNNRLDFAQNNPSRILKRGGSMAPTNHACSELKMNISYVEQSLYHTDDLKQHSLLFNGVQSVLLYIDSLVDQEIIQTHVITALKDQTHSEIYPSFTTLESQKDTDLQNGIDSLIQGKCLYILDGNPEFYILSTEKMYVRNTTEPENEGVIRGPHNGFIEQLSVNLNLIRRQIISPSLIVRYFNVGEKTHTKIAVVYLQDVTNPALVEEVKERISSISSDMVLAPGFIEEFIEDNPFSLFPQQLSTERPDRVIANLMEGRVAILAEGSPSALIAPVTFFAFYQSPDDYHGRWIVSSFLRLIRMMSFVIAFTLPAVYIATISFHSAILPLELAHTIKKSLQSIPFPALVEAMLLELIFEVLREAGVRLPSRVGQTIGIVGGLVIGDAIVRAGLVSYTMIIVVSLTAISSFLVPSHEMSSAVRILRFPMMIGAALFGYIGIAFGLVILTIHLCKLENFGSPYFAPVAPFRLKDMKDVWIRFPIWALRERPHDARPQRLNQQKFSRSWKKRE from the coding sequence TTGAATAATCGTCTTGATTTTGCACAAAATAATCCAAGTCGCATTTTGAAACGAGGTGGATCAATGGCCCCAACCAATCATGCATGCTCTGAATTAAAAATGAATATTTCTTATGTGGAGCAGTCCCTTTATCATACTGACGATTTGAAACAACATTCGCTCTTATTCAATGGTGTGCAGAGTGTGCTTCTCTATATCGATTCACTTGTAGATCAGGAAATCATTCAAACACATGTCATAACAGCTCTAAAGGATCAGACTCATTCGGAAATCTATCCATCGTTCACCACTTTAGAAAGTCAAAAAGATACTGATCTGCAAAACGGAATAGACTCACTCATTCAAGGGAAATGTCTTTACATACTTGACGGGAACCCGGAGTTTTACATTCTTTCAACCGAGAAAATGTATGTCCGCAACACAACCGAACCAGAAAACGAAGGTGTTATTCGAGGACCGCACAATGGATTCATAGAGCAACTTTCCGTTAATTTGAATCTAATCCGTAGACAAATTATCAGTCCGTCCTTAATCGTTCGATATTTTAACGTTGGCGAGAAGACACATACCAAAATTGCAGTTGTATACCTCCAGGATGTGACCAATCCAGCGTTGGTAGAAGAGGTAAAAGAGCGAATCTCATCCATATCTTCTGATATGGTGCTGGCTCCAGGGTTTATTGAAGAGTTTATTGAGGATAATCCCTTTTCTCTGTTCCCTCAGCAGCTTAGTACAGAACGACCTGACCGGGTTATTGCCAATCTGATGGAGGGACGCGTTGCCATACTTGCCGAAGGCAGCCCGTCAGCTCTTATTGCGCCAGTTACGTTTTTTGCATTTTACCAAAGTCCGGATGATTATCATGGTCGCTGGATCGTCAGTTCTTTTTTACGCTTAATTCGTATGATGAGCTTCGTCATTGCATTTACATTACCTGCCGTTTATATTGCAACCATCTCCTTTCACTCCGCGATTTTACCGTTGGAGCTGGCACATACAATTAAGAAATCACTGCAAAGTATCCCCTTTCCTGCCCTGGTAGAGGCCATGTTGCTTGAACTGATCTTTGAAGTATTAAGAGAAGCCGGGGTCCGACTTCCCAGCCGCGTGGGCCAGACGATCGGCATCGTCGGCGGTTTGGTTATCGGAGATGCGATCGTTCGTGCTGGGCTTGTATCCTATACGATGATTATTGTGGTATCACTGACCGCCATCTCGTCGTTCTTGGTACCTTCGCATGAGATGAGTTCAGCAGTGCGTATTCTCCGCTTTCCGATGATGATTGGAGCGGCGCTTTTTGGATATATAGGCATCGCATTTGGTCTGGTGATTCTAACCATTCACCTCTGTAAGCTGGAGAACTTCGGATCGCCTTATTTTGCTCCAGTCGCCCCTTTCCGATTAAAGGACATGAAGGATGTATGGATTCGATTTCCTATCTGGGCGCTTCGCGAGCGTCCTCATGATGCCCGGCCGCAGCGGCTGAATCAGCAGAAGTTCTCGAGGAGTTGGAAAAAACGTGAATAA
- a CDS encoding stalk domain-containing protein, with translation MNMKKKLSIFTALAVFQAFAVGSVSAQSVPQSDTASVNTANVESVEVIKEVQPIAEREVKTESTNASIDTPTSDETKTDVEKPADSTTQEGSTEEVETPATPAQVEQPPVDGKSPVGSGGNLTLYMNSNKMEQDGKTYLAGQPMAVKNGVSYVAIRALVDRVGYGVKYDNKTKETIIISGDDELRFKTNSKDYTVNGETRTMKGPAYQQKNTFMVPLTSITQALNITYKVNQSAKTVVLNLNTKPVASFTISQKEIFAGDKVDYVTSSSSPNALDIVDERWTGRQESFDQAGTYTISYEVQDSNGQWSDPYSMTIEVLTPNLPPVAMFATDKEEYKMGEKITYTDQSTDDEDNIVKAVWENNSLAFFEPGPKTVTLTVTDNHGATNTYSKVITITNETLYSFTDFNLLFTPVGQKFTFNGGEVTTMEKVPYTYMDEPSLLIRSNSPETVNTEGIVYKESSSGQTRFMIHHVNNTGKRVKMYVIATNNNPNPAVFEQQNMGFAGPTPYATVAGKLSIDKWFKSIQTGADQKKEYLQPGESKLILTELNKIPMKEGQVISLYSDAYSDYSLDYNVILVEENKDPFETLPLLPVLDRDGVHNRGTYPNATRNITYDQQVGTKPARLPLGDNSSDPNLVGTDPMAYTDASNAGNFGVLYKITLTNVAPRTLISFNPRGGKYSGVALVNNQLVSIAEGNVAVTNSSEQSVLYRTGSFGESVTILFSAAPGSNLPVNLLFTPLPSEK, from the coding sequence ATGAATATGAAGAAGAAATTGTCCATTTTTACCGCTTTAGCCGTTTTCCAAGCATTTGCAGTCGGTTCCGTGAGTGCGCAGTCAGTACCGCAAAGTGACACAGCGTCCGTAAACACGGCCAACGTAGAATCCGTTGAGGTGATAAAAGAAGTGCAACCGATTGCAGAGCGTGAAGTGAAGACGGAGAGCACTAACGCATCGATCGATACTCCAACCTCTGATGAAACGAAAACTGACGTGGAGAAACCCGCAGATTCTACCACTCAGGAAGGAAGCACGGAGGAGGTTGAAACACCAGCTACGCCTGCTCAAGTAGAGCAACCACCCGTTGATGGGAAGTCTCCAGTAGGTTCAGGTGGAAATCTGACGTTGTACATGAACAGCAACAAAATGGAGCAGGATGGAAAAACGTATCTTGCTGGCCAACCAATGGCTGTAAAAAACGGTGTATCCTATGTTGCAATTCGTGCGCTGGTTGACCGTGTGGGATATGGGGTTAAATACGATAACAAAACCAAGGAAACCATCATTATTAGTGGTGACGATGAACTCCGATTCAAGACCAACAGCAAAGACTACACTGTAAATGGAGAGACCAGAACGATGAAAGGCCCTGCTTATCAGCAAAAAAATACGTTCATGGTGCCGTTAACTTCCATTACTCAAGCTCTGAACATCACTTATAAAGTAAATCAGTCGGCGAAGACGGTTGTGTTGAATCTAAATACCAAACCTGTTGCGAGCTTTACCATTTCCCAAAAGGAAATCTTTGCGGGCGATAAAGTGGACTATGTGACTTCTTCCAGTTCTCCAAATGCACTGGATATCGTTGACGAACGCTGGACAGGTCGTCAAGAATCATTTGATCAAGCAGGTACATATACCATTTCATATGAGGTTCAGGATTCCAATGGCCAATGGAGCGATCCCTATTCCATGACGATTGAAGTTTTGACTCCTAATCTTCCTCCTGTAGCCATGTTCGCCACGGATAAAGAAGAATATAAAATGGGCGAAAAAATAACATATACAGACCAAAGCACTGATGATGAAGATAATATTGTTAAAGCAGTATGGGAGAACAATTCACTTGCTTTCTTTGAACCAGGTCCAAAAACGGTGACACTTACGGTTACTGACAATCACGGTGCTACGAACACGTACTCCAAAGTCATCACCATAACGAATGAGACCTTATATTCATTTACCGATTTCAATCTGCTCTTCACGCCAGTAGGACAGAAATTTACCTTTAACGGTGGCGAAGTGACTACGATGGAGAAAGTGCCTTATACGTACATGGATGAGCCTAGTTTGCTGATCCGCAGCAACAGCCCGGAAACCGTGAATACGGAAGGCATCGTATATAAAGAATCATCTTCGGGGCAGACCCGTTTCATGATTCACCACGTCAACAATACAGGCAAAAGAGTGAAAATGTATGTAATTGCAACCAATAACAACCCAAATCCGGCTGTATTCGAACAACAAAATATGGGCTTTGCAGGACCTACACCATACGCTACCGTAGCTGGGAAATTGTCTATTGATAAGTGGTTCAAGTCAATTCAGACTGGAGCGGATCAAAAGAAAGAATACCTTCAACCTGGCGAAAGTAAACTGATCTTGACTGAACTTAATAAAATTCCGATGAAAGAAGGACAAGTCATCTCCCTCTATTCGGACGCTTATAGTGATTACTCACTAGACTACAACGTTATCCTGGTCGAGGAAAACAAAGATCCGTTTGAGACTCTGCCACTGCTACCTGTGCTTGATCGTGACGGAGTGCACAACCGTGGTACGTATCCAAATGCAACACGTAACATAACGTACGATCAGCAAGTGGGAACAAAACCAGCGCGTCTGCCACTTGGTGACAATTCAAGCGATCCCAATCTGGTTGGAACAGATCCTATGGCTTACACAGACGCATCCAATGCGGGCAATTTCGGCGTATTGTACAAAATCACGCTGACCAATGTCGCTCCGCGTACGCTAATCTCCTTTAACCCTCGTGGAGGGAAGTACTCCGGAGTAGCTCTGGTGAACAATCAGTTGGTATCGATTGCCGAAGGCAACGTTGCGGTTACCAATTCAAGTGAGCAAAGCGTTCTGTACCGCACAGGATCATTTGGAGAGAGTGTAACGATTCTGTTCTCTGCTGCGCCAGGAAGTAACTTGCCGGTCAATCTGCTCTTTACACCACTCCCATCGGAGAAGTAA
- a CDS encoding ferritin-like domain-containing protein, with translation MYVTYPYGYRYTFTPVWATSSAEALELIKTAVQGEKNDEMFYDSLIQLSPDANQAAIITSIRNDERGHNQMFRQMYKDLTGQEISGVSIEPVETVPSYLAGLQKAFQGELAAVEKYRKIWFGLPYGIYKDTVWGIILDEQKHADKYNNLITYNLPSLS, from the coding sequence ATGTATGTGACATATCCGTATGGTTACAGGTACACTTTTACTCCGGTATGGGCAACATCATCAGCCGAAGCACTTGAATTAATCAAAACGGCTGTTCAAGGAGAAAAAAATGATGAGATGTTCTATGATTCACTGATTCAGTTATCACCCGATGCTAATCAGGCTGCCATCATCACGAGCATCCGTAATGATGAACGCGGACATAATCAAATGTTCCGCCAAATGTACAAGGATCTGACAGGCCAGGAGATTTCGGGTGTAAGCATTGAGCCAGTTGAGACGGTCCCCTCTTACCTTGCCGGATTGCAAAAGGCTTTTCAGGGTGAATTGGCGGCTGTGGAAAAGTATAGAAAAATATGGTTTGGCCTCCCTTATGGCATATATAAAGACACAGTGTGGGGAATCATCCTGGACGAACAGAAACATGCGGATAAATATAACAATCTGATTACCTACAATTTGCCGAGTCTCTCTTAA